A single genomic interval of Pyrobaculum arsenaticum DSM 13514 harbors:
- a CDS encoding ATP-binding protein, producing the protein MKKIRLALAPGLKVQFSDREQALRKVEEWAKESTRLPEVVFGPEGCGKTAWLRQSAVLLKELGYHVVYVDPLRKYFEAYTDVKEVVRRLADAAAEALGEAKVKLASLVIDVTVELIKRRRKKVAVLVDDVFQAVGLNEAASYVKALLGLIEYPPRSGDSIVVVVATGEGITRREIGRHRWADLMPMWNMPRDGFKQLYDQIPGEKPLFEVVWKAAGGNPGLLAWLYKTKWRSDSVVKKLIREKRIKAFISKLGDEERELLRRAVEDPDVLYTREGIPLMERLVDMYLIVDTLPEREPWFWAGESPSERDPELGVGKDVAWQTPLHREAVKRALEGA; encoded by the coding sequence GTGAAGAAAATTAGGCTGGCCCTCGCGCCTGGGCTCAAGGTCCAGTTCTCTGACCGCGAACAAGCCCTCAGGAAGGTGGAGGAGTGGGCCAAGGAAAGCACCCGGCTCCCCGAAGTGGTTTTCGGCCCCGAGGGTTGCGGTAAAACCGCTTGGCTAAGGCAGTCCGCTGTGCTCCTCAAGGAGCTGGGCTACCACGTGGTGTACGTTGACCCTCTTCGAAAATACTTCGAGGCGTATACAGACGTAAAGGAGGTGGTGAGGAGACTGGCCGATGCGGCGGCTGAGGCGCTGGGGGAGGCCAAGGTTAAGCTTGCCTCCCTCGTCATTGACGTGACAGTGGAGCTTATAAAGCGGAGGAGGAAGAAGGTGGCTGTTTTGGTAGACGACGTATTCCAAGCAGTAGGACTGAACGAAGCCGCCTCGTACGTGAAGGCGCTCCTGGGGCTGATCGAGTATCCCCCTAGGAGCGGGGACTCTATTGTCGTTGTCGTGGCCACCGGTGAAGGGATTACTAGGAGGGAGATTGGGAGGCACCGCTGGGCCGACTTAATGCCGATGTGGAATATGCCGAGAGACGGCTTCAAACAGCTGTATGATCAGATCCCGGGAGAGAAGCCGCTGTTTGAAGTGGTGTGGAAAGCCGCCGGCGGCAACCCAGGCCTATTGGCGTGGCTGTACAAGACAAAGTGGAGGTCAGACAGTGTCGTTAAGAAGCTGATAAGAGAAAAGAGGATAAAAGCCTTCATCAGCAAGTTGGGAGACGAGGAGAGGGAGTTGCTGAGGAGAGCTGTGGAGGATCCCGACGTCCTCTACACGAGGGAGGGCATACCCCTAATGGAGAGATTAGTAGACATGTACTTAATTGTAGATACCCTACCCGAAAGAGAGCCCTGGTTCTGGGCAGGTGAGTCGCCGTCGGAGAGGGATCCAGAGCTAGGCGTTGGGAAGGACGTCGCCTGGCAGACCCCCCTCCACCGTGAGGCGGTGAAGAGGGCGCTGGAGGGAGCGTAG
- a CDS encoding ABC transporter substrate-binding protein: MLLVGSLDGVPRKVVSLNPSVNEFLALLGVELAGRDVFSYRPRELMKVPIIGTFTELKEDAVRAISPDLTILYYPVQKHLVDVAARYSKAVVAVPTPVDVDHVASIFRFFAKLFDRDEEGERLAGAYRDLLRGQPLYDGVLAVINLGAYDVACTMSYVADALTKAGFRYMRGLPCVFRHFPEPPAELVSRAKFVIYEARGRRFYENEVDFLGGKEFVVTPNDTLAHYGPSLPIDLQIVWGAVSRGERWAGPTSSMLRPSIRDSWYKPYY; encoded by the coding sequence GTGTTGCTTGTGGGGAGCCTCGACGGCGTGCCGAGGAAGGTGGTGAGCCTCAACCCCTCCGTGAACGAGTTCCTTGCCCTCCTGGGGGTTGAGCTGGCCGGCCGCGACGTGTTTAGCTACAGGCCGAGGGAGCTCATGAAGGTGCCAATCATCGGCACCTTTACAGAGCTGAAGGAGGACGCTGTTAGGGCCATTTCGCCTGATCTCACAATTCTCTACTACCCAGTGCAGAAGCACCTGGTAGATGTCGCCGCCCGCTACTCGAAGGCGGTCGTGGCGGTGCCCACTCCCGTAGATGTAGATCACGTGGCCTCTATTTTTAGGTTTTTCGCCAAGCTGTTCGACCGCGACGAGGAGGGCGAGAGGTTGGCGGGGGCTTATAGGGACTTGTTGAGGGGTCAACCCCTCTACGACGGGGTGCTCGCAGTCATAAACCTCGGGGCTTACGACGTGGCTTGTACCATGTCTTACGTGGCCGATGCATTGACCAAAGCGGGGTTTAGGTATATGCGCGGCCTTCCGTGCGTCTTTAGACACTTCCCGGAGCCCCCAGCCGAGCTTGTAAGTAGGGCAAAGTTCGTAATCTACGAGGCGAGGGGGAGGCGCTTCTACGAGAACGAGGTAGACTTCCTGGGAGGCAAGGAGTTCGTAGTGACGCCTAACGACACGTTGGCGCACTACGGCCCCTCTCTGCCGATAGATCTACAAATTGTGTGGGGCGCCGTCTCTAGGGGAGAGAGGTGGGCCGGCCCCACGTCTAGCATGTTGAGGCCAAGCATCAGGGACAGTTGGTATAAGCCCTATTACTGA
- a CDS encoding YkgJ family cysteine cluster protein: protein MFKCEPGCALCCKASPVTVLPHEVYILQKYAEKLGVEVVFTPAYKVADKVHGVRIALSYLMHLGEDGACPFLDADKCLLHDLYKPLTCRSFPYLPKIIKYEIDPMKREVRIDVRFVMSTLCPVIRRDLTPADAAMMSNIKIAVKYAPREAETAVKTLERRYLYAKILSELWKRGEVELDEEGRYPFYPVINGFAFIRRYYPELTLEKLL from the coding sequence GTGTTTAAATGCGAGCCTGGCTGCGCCTTGTGTTGCAAGGCGAGCCCCGTAACAGTACTGCCGCACGAGGTGTACATACTGCAGAAGTACGCGGAGAAGCTCGGCGTAGAGGTGGTCTTTACCCCCGCCTACAAGGTGGCGGATAAGGTGCACGGCGTTAGAATCGCCCTTTCCTACCTCATGCACCTAGGCGAAGACGGCGCATGCCCCTTCCTAGACGCAGATAAGTGTTTGCTACACGACCTATACAAGCCGTTGACATGCCGCTCCTTCCCATATCTGCCCAAGATAATAAAATACGAGATTGACCCCATGAAGCGCGAGGTGCGGATAGATGTGAGATTTGTAATGTCTACCTTGTGCCCAGTAATACGCCGCGACTTAACGCCGGCAGACGCGGCAATGATGTCAAACATCAAGATAGCTGTTAAGTACGCCCCACGGGAAGCTGAGACGGCAGTAAAGACCTTAGAGAGGCGCTATCTATATGCGAAGATACTATCTGAGTTGTGGAAGAGAGGAGAAGTAGAGCTAGACGAAGAAGGGCGCTACCCGTTTTACCCAGTAATAAACGGATTTGCATTCATACGTCGGTATTACCCAGAATTGACGCTGGAGAAATTGTTGTAG
- a CDS encoding 2-oxoacid:ferredoxin oxidoreductase subunit beta: MTMQQLVKRTPADYRWIRPPEWCPGCGHFGVLQSLYNAFAELNLDPSKIVLVSGIGCSSRLPHFVRTTSVHAIHGRAIPYALGIKLANPSLEVVVVGGDGDLMAIGGNHLLHLGRRNVDITVILMDNSVYGLTRGQAGPTLPPGLKVKAIPKANPQGEINPLLLALTAGFTFIARGYSYDIKYTTKLIVEAIRHKGSAFVQVYSPCVTYNNIMTREWYEKRIYKLEEADPSWDPVVHDEKEVDTKIRKALDKIVERDRLPLGIFYKNELVPTFEERYESIYDPNYRALPPALQPIEVDGKPVVDFEKLIADKIL; encoded by the coding sequence ATGACTATGCAACAACTAGTCAAGAGAACCCCCGCCGACTACCGCTGGATAAGGCCGCCCGAGTGGTGCCCAGGGTGTGGACACTTCGGAGTTTTGCAGTCTTTATACAATGCATTTGCTGAGCTGAACTTAGACCCATCAAAAATAGTACTAGTATCTGGAATCGGCTGCTCTTCCCGATTACCTCATTTTGTCAGAACCACCAGCGTGCACGCCATTCACGGAAGGGCTATCCCCTACGCCCTGGGGATAAAACTAGCCAACCCCAGCCTAGAGGTGGTCGTCGTGGGTGGCGATGGCGACCTTATGGCTATCGGAGGCAACCACCTGCTACACCTGGGCAGGAGAAACGTCGACATAACCGTGATATTGATGGACAACTCGGTATATGGACTGACAAGGGGGCAGGCAGGACCTACCCTGCCGCCGGGTCTCAAAGTAAAGGCGATTCCTAAAGCTAATCCACAGGGCGAGATAAACCCATTGCTCCTCGCCCTCACCGCCGGCTTTACGTTCATCGCACGCGGCTATTCATACGACATTAAGTACACCACGAAGCTTATTGTCGAGGCAATTAGGCACAAGGGCTCCGCCTTTGTGCAGGTCTACAGCCCATGCGTGACGTACAACAACATAATGACGAGAGAGTGGTACGAGAAGAGGATCTACAAGCTAGAAGAGGCAGACCCCTCTTGGGATCCCGTAGTGCACGACGAGAAGGAAGTCGACACAAAGATTAGAAAAGCCCTGGACAAAATAGTGGAACGCGACAGGCTACCCCTAGGCATATTCTACAAAAACGAGCTCGTCCCCACCTTCGAGGAGCGCTACGAGAGCATATACGACCCCAACTACAGGGCTCTACCGCCTGCCCTCCAACCAATCGAGGTAGACGGAAAGCCCGTCGTCGACTTCGAAAAACTCATCGCAGACAAGATATTGTAA
- a CDS encoding 2-oxoacid:acceptor oxidoreductase subunit alpha, giving the protein MKINFLIGGPQGRGVETASFMFIYGVGSAGYYVFARREFWSNIAGGRHSYVVGSISESWPAPAPGNSVDLALTFDGHAVLEHVFHLRRGSYLVYNTEEDSKTPDSYTMMSKALAERLKNFAKEHGFEPTVKGYVEYLRQNGVEIIGLPYNKHITEIGRKIGVTSPVMLARFVNTFVVALGAALLGLSEEHVASGVGFALGKKAEVIEQNKKVASEAMKLVEKRVATLQQRNPQTKRVFWNGNEASAYGKIVGGVRFVAYYPITPATDDAMTFERLMPYPVSKNADELSKYEKIGSVAFQAEDELAAIAIATGGAIAGARSATVTSGPGFSLMAEALSLAGMMEVGVVVTLWMRSGPSTGQATRQAQQDLLFSLFIGHGEYPKIVYASGDLEEVFFDNIKVANWAERYRVPVIHLVDKNLSNTFAVMPLPDISKAKITTVKPVVYPQTQEAEAYPLDEIVAPKLLPGISNAIFHLNSLEHDPEGDPEEDPVVVTKMFEKRMAKIRLIEGEIPPEEKVLYFGPKDAEKVIVGWGSTKPAILTALDELKDVGFLYVKMLYPFPSDIVREYLKGRKTLFIENNYMGQLALITRMFAGVEPTAVAIKFNGRPITTDDVVAAYRRFETGENVIKIESDL; this is encoded by the coding sequence ATGAAAATCAATTTTCTAATAGGTGGACCCCAAGGTAGAGGTGTTGAAACCGCGTCATTTATGTTTATTTACGGCGTAGGAAGCGCTGGGTACTATGTATTTGCTAGGAGAGAATTTTGGAGCAACATCGCGGGGGGCCGTCATAGCTACGTAGTAGGCTCAATTTCTGAGAGCTGGCCAGCGCCTGCCCCTGGCAATTCTGTGGACCTAGCACTAACTTTTGACGGGCATGCGGTTTTGGAGCACGTCTTCCACCTAAGGAGGGGTAGCTACCTGGTTTACAATACAGAAGAGGATTCCAAAACTCCTGACAGCTATACCATGATGTCAAAAGCCCTTGCCGAGCGGCTGAAAAATTTTGCAAAAGAACACGGCTTTGAGCCGACCGTTAAGGGTTATGTAGAATATCTTAGACAAAACGGTGTTGAGATTATAGGACTGCCCTATAATAAGCACATTACTGAAATAGGGAGAAAAATTGGCGTAACATCTCCAGTAATGCTTGCAAGATTTGTTAACACATTCGTCGTGGCGCTCGGCGCCGCTCTGCTTGGGCTAAGCGAGGAGCACGTCGCAAGCGGCGTTGGATTTGCGCTAGGCAAAAAGGCCGAGGTTATTGAACAAAACAAAAAAGTGGCCTCAGAAGCCATGAAATTAGTAGAGAAGAGAGTTGCCACGCTACAGCAGAGGAATCCGCAGACAAAGAGAGTATTCTGGAACGGCAACGAGGCCTCTGCATATGGCAAAATTGTGGGAGGTGTTAGGTTCGTAGCCTACTACCCAATTACCCCCGCCACAGACGACGCAATGACTTTTGAAAGGCTGATGCCGTACCCAGTTTCTAAAAACGCAGATGAGCTATCAAAATATGAAAAAATCGGATCAGTGGCATTTCAGGCAGAGGACGAGCTAGCCGCCATAGCCATAGCGACGGGCGGCGCAATAGCCGGCGCCAGGTCGGCTACGGTCACCTCGGGGCCTGGTTTCAGCCTAATGGCAGAGGCCCTCTCGTTGGCCGGCATGATGGAGGTGGGGGTGGTGGTTACTCTCTGGATGCGATCTGGCCCTAGCACCGGGCAGGCGACGAGACAGGCACAACAAGATCTTCTCTTCTCGCTTTTCATAGGCCACGGCGAGTACCCCAAGATTGTCTACGCAAGCGGCGACTTGGAAGAGGTTTTCTTCGACAATATTAAAGTGGCTAATTGGGCAGAAAGGTACAGAGTACCGGTGATACACCTAGTGGATAAAAACCTTTCCAACACCTTCGCCGTAATGCCCCTTCCTGATATTTCAAAAGCGAAAATAACGACTGTTAAGCCTGTAGTATATCCGCAGACACAAGAAGCCGAGGCATATCCCCTCGACGAAATAGTGGCTCCAAAACTACTGCCAGGTATTTCCAATGCTATATTCCATCTGAATAGTCTCGAACACGACCCGGAGGGCGATCCGGAGGAGGACCCGGTAGTAGTTACTAAAATGTTTGAAAAGAGGATGGCAAAAATAAGACTAATAGAAGGCGAAATTCCGCCCGAGGAAAAGGTGCTATACTTCGGGCCCAAAGACGCCGAGAAGGTTATAGTGGGTTGGGGCTCCACAAAACCCGCCATTTTAACTGCGCTAGACGAATTAAAAGATGTTGGGTTCCTCTACGTCAAGATGCTGTACCCATTTCCAAGCGACATAGTAAGAGAATATCTCAAAGGCAGGAAAACCCTTTTCATCGAAAACAACTACATGGGTCAGCTGGCGTTAATAACTAGGATGTTCGCCGGGGTGGAGCCCACAGCCGTTGCTATTAAATTCAACGGCCGCCCCATAACCACAGACGACGTTGTTGCCGCCTACCGGAGATTTGAGACAGGTGAGAATGTTATTAAAATAGAGTCGGATCTATGA
- a CDS encoding MarC family protein, with protein sequence MTPIEFIGLVGQVYAIMNPIGKLAIVGPLAVERPAHIRKIMAVTIFTVFVLSSIFAVSGGFILNIFGVSIDSFRIAGGIVLMAISIMTLVSGSYVGVVEITEEQAVVPLATPLIVGPGTITALIVISSLYGPFVALGVALTASTLVAITLIIGIRVVKYVGATPLRLLGRFMSLVIASVATEMIITGIRNHITKWFS encoded by the coding sequence GTGACCCCCATCGAATTTATCGGACTTGTGGGGCAGGTTTATGCAATAATGAACCCCATAGGGAAACTAGCCATAGTAGGTCCCCTGGCCGTAGAAAGGCCGGCGCATATTAGAAAAATCATGGCTGTCACTATTTTTACGGTTTTTGTCCTTTCATCTATATTCGCCGTTTCAGGCGGCTTTATTTTGAATATTTTCGGCGTGAGCATAGATAGCTTCAGAATCGCAGGCGGTATAGTGTTGATGGCTATCTCAATAATGACCCTAGTCTCTGGGTCCTATGTAGGTGTTGTAGAAATCACAGAAGAGCAGGCTGTTGTTCCACTAGCCACGCCTTTGATAGTAGGCCCAGGTACTATAACCGCACTAATAGTTATCTCCTCGTTATACGGCCCATTTGTGGCGCTTGGCGTAGCCTTAACGGCGTCTACATTAGTGGCAATCACGTTGATAATCGGTATCAGGGTTGTTAAATACGTAGGGGCTACGCCATTGAGACTACTGGGTAGATTCATGTCTCTCGTAATTGCCTCTGTCGCTACAGAAATGATAATCACGGGAATTCGAAATCACATTACAAAATGGTTCTCTTAA
- the fbp gene encoding fructose-1,6-bisphosphate aldolase/phosphatase, with protein sequence MKVTVSIIKADVGGFPGHAHVHPKMLEYAAAKLKEAQKRGAIIDYFVYNVGDDISLLMTHTKGEDNPEIHGLAWETFKEITEQIAKKFKLYGAGQDLLKDAFSGNVRGMGPQVAEMEFEERPSDPLIVFAADKTEPGAFNLPLYKMFADPFNTAGLVIDPSMHEGFIFEVLDVVEHKVYLLKTPEEAYSLLGLIGTTGRYIIRKVFRKADGAPAAANSVERLSLIAGRYVGKDDPVMMVRAQSGLPAVGEILEAFAHPHLVHGWMRGSHAGPLMPARFISIDPEKRIAIGAKMTRFDGPPKVGALGFQLHDGYLEGGVDLFDDPAFDYVRQVAAQIADYIRRMGPFQPHRLPPEEMEYTALPKILAKIKAYPADKYEKERRKYIEAIVKGEKVGESQHD encoded by the coding sequence ATGAAAGTAACCGTATCAATAATCAAGGCCGACGTCGGCGGCTTCCCGGGACATGCCCACGTCCATCCAAAAATGCTTGAATACGCCGCGGCGAAGCTAAAAGAGGCGCAAAAGAGGGGGGCCATCATCGACTATTTTGTCTACAACGTCGGCGACGACATATCGCTGCTCATGACTCACACAAAAGGCGAGGACAACCCCGAGATACACGGTCTCGCCTGGGAGACTTTCAAGGAGATCACAGAGCAAATAGCGAAGAAGTTTAAGCTCTACGGGGCTGGCCAAGACTTGTTGAAAGACGCCTTCTCAGGCAACGTAAGAGGAATGGGGCCGCAAGTCGCAGAAATGGAGTTTGAAGAAAGGCCGAGCGACCCGTTAATTGTATTTGCAGCAGACAAGACAGAGCCCGGCGCATTCAACCTCCCGCTGTATAAGATGTTCGCAGACCCGTTCAACACAGCGGGGCTCGTAATAGATCCATCAATGCACGAAGGCTTTATCTTCGAAGTCCTAGACGTAGTGGAGCACAAGGTCTACCTATTAAAGACGCCAGAGGAGGCCTACTCGTTACTGGGCTTAATAGGCACCACTGGGAGGTATATTATTAGGAAAGTCTTCAGAAAAGCCGACGGCGCGCCGGCCGCTGCAAATAGCGTCGAAAGGCTCTCTCTAATTGCCGGGAGATATGTCGGCAAAGACGACCCAGTGATGATGGTTAGAGCCCAGTCGGGGCTCCCCGCTGTTGGAGAAATTCTTGAGGCCTTCGCACATCCACACCTCGTCCACGGGTGGATGCGCGGCTCGCACGCAGGTCCGCTTATGCCAGCGCGCTTCATTTCCATAGATCCCGAAAAGAGAATTGCCATAGGCGCCAAAATGACCCGCTTCGATGGACCGCCCAAAGTCGGCGCCCTAGGCTTCCAGCTACACGACGGATACTTAGAAGGCGGCGTTGACCTATTCGACGACCCGGCCTTTGACTACGTTAGGCAAGTCGCGGCCCAAATAGCAGATTACATACGCAGAATGGGGCCCTTCCAGCCACACCGCCTCCCACCAGAAGAAATGGAGTACACAGCCCTGCCTAAAATCTTGGCAAAAATTAAGGCCTACCCCGCCGACAAGTACGAAAAAGAGAGAAGAAAATACATCGAGGCCATAGTAAAAGGAGAAAAAGTAGGGGAGTCTCAACACGACTAA
- a CDS encoding GNAT family N-acetyltransferase, translated as MDIDYVDITGVYSLVEELYRKTTLETITYRFLHPVADVTHIYRYLWSRGCRSFLIYYNNKPVGIIDITPCGNGVEVAVLIIDSYQGKGLGKYVVLDFAQRLKNMGFAYAIAYVAPENYKALAIARKIGAEVRCRDVCFIKYWLSDKDKEMCR; from the coding sequence GTGGATATCGACTATGTTGATATAACTGGAGTATACTCATTAGTAGAGGAATTATACCGTAAGACTACCTTAGAAACTATTACGTACAGATTCCTACATCCCGTAGCAGACGTTACACATATCTACAGGTACTTATGGAGCCGAGGCTGCCGATCGTTTCTCATATACTACAATAACAAGCCTGTTGGGATTATTGATATAACGCCATGCGGGAATGGAGTTGAGGTTGCTGTTTTAATAATTGACTCGTACCAGGGGAAGGGCTTGGGGAAGTATGTGGTACTTGACTTCGCACAGAGGTTGAAGAATATGGGTTTTGCCTACGCAATCGCCTACGTGGCGCCGGAGAACTACAAAGCGCTTGCGATAGCTAGAAAAATCGGCGCCGAGGTGAGATGTAGAGACGTCTGTTTTATAAAATACTGGCTATCGGACAAAGACAAGGAAATGTGCAGATAA
- the carA gene encoding glutamine-hydrolyzing carbamoyl-phosphate synthase small subunit, translated as MHIDVSGANNRGYLVLEDGTVFVGRLIGAEKTAIGEVVFTTAVVGYPQILTDPSYKGQIIVFTKPLVGNYGVSEDQMESDGVKAEGVVLFEATKPSHYKSVMTLEEWLAASGIPGVARVDTRALVLKLREHGVMMGAVGPEEPGALLEALRKSPRYEELSYVDLVSVQEPVELGEGRLCVGIVDCGVKKSIVKEFLKRGVRVRLVPCRRPEAAFDCDGLFLSNGPGNPQLLDSLASKVAQYAEYKKPLMGICLGHQVIAMAFGARIYKLKFGHRASNKPVRDLRFTGKTYITTHNHGYAVDPEGTELKVWAVQPDDGTVEGLYHERQPVFTTQFHPEASPGPRDTLWIFDKFLGLIERHA; from the coding sequence TTGCACATTGATGTTAGTGGGGCGAATAATAGGGGGTACCTCGTACTTGAAGACGGCACGGTTTTTGTAGGCAGACTCATCGGGGCAGAAAAGACTGCAATAGGTGAGGTTGTCTTCACCACGGCGGTGGTGGGCTATCCCCAAATCCTAACAGATCCCAGCTACAAAGGCCAGATAATAGTCTTCACAAAGCCACTGGTGGGCAATTACGGCGTTTCGGAAGATCAGATGGAGTCAGACGGCGTAAAGGCCGAGGGGGTTGTCCTCTTCGAGGCGACGAAGCCCAGCCACTACAAGTCCGTAATGACTCTGGAAGAGTGGCTTGCCGCGTCGGGCATCCCCGGAGTTGCCCGGGTAGACACGAGAGCCCTTGTTCTAAAGCTAAGGGAGCACGGGGTGATGATGGGGGCGGTGGGGCCTGAAGAGCCGGGCGCCCTTCTAGAGGCGCTACGCAAGTCCCCCCGCTACGAGGAGTTGTCGTACGTAGATCTGGTCTCGGTGCAGGAGCCCGTCGAGCTGGGAGAGGGGAGGCTCTGCGTAGGCATAGTAGACTGCGGCGTGAAGAAGTCGATTGTAAAGGAGTTCCTCAAGAGAGGTGTTAGAGTCCGGCTGGTGCCGTGCAGGAGGCCAGAGGCGGCGTTCGACTGCGACGGCTTGTTCTTAAGCAACGGGCCGGGGAACCCCCAACTTCTAGACTCCCTCGCGTCAAAAGTGGCGCAGTACGCAGAGTATAAAAAGCCGCTTATGGGGATCTGCCTAGGGCACCAGGTAATCGCGATGGCGTTCGGCGCCCGCATCTACAAACTGAAATTCGGCCACAGGGCGAGCAACAAGCCCGTGAGGGATCTCCGCTTCACGGGGAAGACCTACATAACAACCCACAACCACGGCTATGCCGTGGATCCAGAAGGGACTGAGCTAAAGGTCTGGGCTGTTCAACCAGACGACGGGACGGTGGAGGGGCTCTACCACGAACGCCAGCCGGTGTTCACTACGCAGTTCCACCCCGAGGCCTCGCCAGGACCCCGCGACACGCTTTGGATTTTCGACAAGTTTCTGGGCTTGATAGAGCGCCATGCCTGA